The Collimonas sp. PA-H2 genome contains a region encoding:
- a CDS encoding tail fiber assembly protein has product MVTKKRTSSADVVVDSIEEQATAPEFTLPNLPPPVLIDSLPAPAFVPAEEPEPPHPFAFSDIKDVIRLPIGFQCSVKFDAWDDYATFLARADDIEEHGRAIYAACASMKVAKVPNYFPTDGELLEAVQERASRELRRANVEVTKYQDRVDVDDASAADVALLRAWKTYRVGLNRLSEQEGFPHSLTWPVAPDTTTI; this is encoded by the coding sequence ATGGTAACGAAGAAAAGAACCAGTTCGGCGGACGTAGTCGTCGATAGCATCGAAGAACAAGCGACGGCACCAGAATTCACTTTGCCGAATCTGCCACCGCCGGTCTTGATCGACTCATTGCCGGCGCCGGCCTTTGTGCCAGCCGAGGAACCGGAACCACCCCACCCGTTCGCCTTTAGCGACATCAAGGATGTGATTCGTCTGCCGATCGGTTTCCAGTGTTCCGTCAAATTTGACGCCTGGGACGATTACGCGACCTTTCTGGCTCGCGCTGACGATATCGAGGAACACGGCCGGGCGATCTATGCAGCATGCGCGTCAATGAAGGTCGCCAAAGTGCCGAATTACTTCCCGACCGATGGCGAGTTGCTGGAGGCCGTGCAAGAGCGCGCCTCTCGTGAGCTGCGCCGCGCCAATGTCGAAGTGACCAAATACCAGGACCGCGTCGACGTGGACGACGCCAGCGCCGCCGATGTGGCGCTGCTGCGTGCCTGGAAAACCTACCGGGTCGGCTTGAACCGCCTATCCGAGCAAGAAGGGTTCCCGCATTCCCTCACCTGGCCGGTCGCACCCGACACTACCACCATTTAA
- a CDS encoding phage tail sheath protein: MPTDYHHGVRVIEKNDGTRPIRTISTAVIGLVATAEDADPIAFPLDTPVLLTNVPAAIGKAGIKGTLRRALDAIGAQTKPFTVVVRVAEGKDEAETTSNVIGTTTAAGKYTGIKALLAAQSKLGIKPRILGAPGLDTKAVTNALVAVAQKLRGFVYASAHGCLTKEDAVLYRKDFGQRELMLIWPDFVSWDTATNADANISAVAYALGLRAKLDEEIGWHKSLSNIVVNGPTGISADVFWDLQDPATDAGFLNAKEVTTLINSGGFRFWGSRTCETPEFFYFENYTRTAQVLADTIAEAHMTYADKPLHPSLAKDLVESINAKFRDLVKRGYLIGGSAWCDEQFNSKENLKNGQLTIDYDYTPVPPLENLMFQQRITDRYLADFAAAVAA, from the coding sequence ATGCCTACTGATTACCACCATGGCGTGCGCGTCATCGAAAAGAACGACGGCACCCGCCCGATCCGCACCATCAGCACCGCCGTCATCGGCCTGGTCGCCACCGCCGAGGATGCCGACCCGATTGCCTTCCCACTCGACACGCCGGTCTTGCTGACCAACGTGCCCGCCGCTATCGGCAAAGCCGGCATCAAAGGGACGTTGCGCCGCGCCCTGGACGCCATCGGCGCGCAAACCAAGCCGTTCACCGTGGTAGTGCGCGTGGCCGAGGGCAAGGACGAAGCCGAAACCACCTCTAATGTGATCGGCACCACAACCGCGGCCGGCAAGTACACCGGCATCAAGGCGCTGCTGGCAGCCCAAAGCAAACTGGGGATCAAACCGCGCATCCTGGGCGCACCAGGTCTGGACACCAAGGCCGTGACGAACGCCCTGGTCGCCGTCGCCCAGAAGCTGCGCGGCTTTGTCTATGCGTCGGCACATGGCTGCCTAACGAAAGAAGACGCCGTGCTGTATCGCAAGGACTTCGGCCAGCGCGAACTGATGCTGATCTGGCCGGATTTTGTGAGCTGGGATACCGCCACCAATGCCGACGCCAATATCTCGGCAGTGGCCTACGCCCTGGGCCTGCGCGCCAAACTGGACGAAGAGATCGGCTGGCATAAGTCCCTGTCCAATATCGTCGTCAACGGCCCGACCGGCATTTCGGCGGACGTGTTCTGGGATCTGCAAGATCCAGCCACCGATGCAGGCTTCCTGAACGCCAAGGAAGTCACCACGCTGATTAACAGCGGCGGCTTCCGCTTCTGGGGTTCGCGCACTTGCGAAACGCCGGAATTTTTCTATTTTGAGAACTACACGCGCACCGCCCAGGTGCTGGCCGACACCATTGCAGAAGCGCATATGACCTATGCCGATAAGCCATTACACCCGTCCCTGGCGAAAGACCTGGTCGAGAGCATCAACGCCAAATTCCGTGACCTGGTCAAGCGCGGCTATCTGATCGGCGGCAGCGCCTGGTGCGATGAACAGTTCAACAGCAAGGAAAATTTGAAGAACGGCCAGCTGACCATCGATTACGACTATACCCCGGTCCCACCGCTGGAAAATCTGATGTTCCAGCAACGCATCACTGACCGCTACCTGGCCGACTTCGCCGCTGCTGTTGCAGCCTAA
- a CDS encoding phage major tail tube protein — protein MGMPKKLKLFNLFDSGNSYFGQVTEITLPKLSRKMEEYRAAGMTGPVSVDFGNEAITLEWTAGGILIDALLQYGARSHNATQLRFSGGYENDDDGTVSTVEIVVRGRHKEIDMGSAKSTEETNQKYSTACSYYKLTIDNKPIYEFDFVNGVEKIGGVDRNADLRRAIGL, from the coding sequence ATGGGCATGCCTAAAAAATTGAAACTGTTTAATCTGTTCGATAGCGGAAATTCCTACTTCGGCCAGGTCACGGAAATCACCTTGCCGAAACTGTCGCGCAAGATGGAGGAATACCGCGCCGCCGGCATGACCGGCCCGGTATCGGTGGACTTCGGCAATGAGGCGATCACGCTGGAGTGGACAGCCGGTGGCATCCTGATCGATGCCTTGCTGCAGTACGGCGCCCGCAGTCACAACGCCACCCAGCTGCGCTTCTCCGGCGGCTATGAAAATGACGATGACGGCACTGTGTCAACCGTGGAAATCGTCGTCCGCGGGCGCCACAAGGAAATCGATATGGGCAGCGCCAAGTCGACAGAAGAGACGAACCAGAAATACAGCACCGCTTGCAGCTATTACAAGCTGACCATCGACAACAAACCGATCTACGAATTCGATTTCGTCAACGGCGTCGAGAAAATCGGCGGTGTGGACCGCAACGCGGATCTGCGTCGCGCTATCGGCCTGTAA